Within Cytophagia bacterium CHB2, the genomic segment GTAAATATAAAACAAGCGTTGGCCACCCGGCGACGTTTATTGCACAGCCAAATCATACCCAGCAGCAACGAAAAAATCGCGAGAACCGGCAAGGGCGTGCAATAGTACACTACCGAAAACGCATCTATTCTATCTTTCAACAGAAAGCGAATGATCAAGCAGGATATGAAAAAACCACTCACCGCAGCGCGGAATAACCGTAAGCCCAGCTCCACAAAGAGGCTAATTTGCGGCAATATTGTTTTTGGGTAGAATTCAGTTTTCATGTTTGGCATGATAGAATCCGACACTGTGTTGCAGGCGTGCATGAGCGCGGTGTGAATTCGCCGCGGCCTCAACTTCACGCAAGCGCGCCTCTAGAAGTTGGCGGTCGATTTCGAGCACAAATAGATATGAAACTTCTCCGGCAGTGTAGGCTGTCCGCGCGCGACGAGCCGATTCACTGGCAGTCGGCACCCATTCTGTTCGGCAGAGGGCAAGCGCCTGTTGTGCGGCCAGATAATTCGTGTATGCGTCCTGAACTTCCAACGCAAGACGATGCTTCACGGCGAGATATTGCCGTGCGGCTTGCTCGATTTGTGCTTGTGCGCGCGCGATTTTGCCGTTGTTCCAATTGAACAGTGGAAGCTCGATTTGTGCGCCCGGTCCTGACTCAAAACCTTCTTTGCCGGCAGCATTGGCGTCGAGAACGCCGGTTAGGTTGAGGATCTTTGCGCGTTCCCAGCCCAGGCGTTTGCCGGCCGCTTCGATGGCAAGCTCAGCCGCGCGCAAATCCGGCCGTGAGGCAAAGGCGGCGCGCAAAAGCTCTGGGAGGTTTTGCTGAGGCAATTCCACTTCCGGTTCGGGCGAAAGGGTAAAACTCGTATCCGATGGGTTCATTCCCAATAGAGTGTTTAATCGCGTGCGAAGAAGCTCAGCGCCTGCGGCAAAATTCACTGCGGCCTCTTGTGCTCGCAACGTTTCGAGTCGCGTAGTGGAAGCTTCCAACGCGCTGATGTCGCCGGCGCGCTGACGCGCCGCAGCAATTTCTGCAATTTCAGCCTGCAAGTGAAAATTCTCTTCAGCGATTTGATTTTGCGCCTGCGCCAGCACCAGATCGGCATACGCGACGCGCACATCGCGTGCGAGGTCAAGGCCATGTTGCACCAAATTTTCGGCAACTCGTTGCGTCTCAAGCTTGGCGGCGGCCATCCGTTTCGGCCGCTGCCACAATACTTCGATCGGCAAGGTCAATGTGGCTTCGAGTTGTTTCGGGCCAACGGGAAAAAGCAGCGACAACATCGGATTGCGCAGCAAACCGGCTTCGATCAGGTCGGCGCGTGCAAAACCAAGTTCGGTGAGATCGGCCTGAAACTGGGCGTTATGCCATAACGCGAGTGCAACCGCTTCATCTTGGGTAAGTCCATCCGCCAACACGATGCCGGGCGGCAAATGCCACTCGCCAGTTTGCTGCTCTGTTATCAGCGGATGGCCGGTATGCTGAGCAATTGAAGTGGAAACATAATCGCGATTGTAAGGGGAGCGCGCGGCACAACCCGCGAAGATCAGGATTGCTAGGAATGCAAAAACGCGAAACATAAGTACTCTACATTGATCTTGAATTTCAATTCAGGCGTCTTGCCGTTGGTGGCATCGTTAAAGCTTCATGCTTGTACCTGATAACCGGGAAAAATGCGCAAATTGATTTGCCGTGATTTTGCCGTAAAAGTATACTCGTGAACGATGGGAAAATTGAGAAGGAGGGTATGACGAGCGGCGAGAAACCTGCGAGGCATGAAACGAAAGTGCATGCAAGAGTTTCCCATGCAAGCATTGCTACAAACTTACATGGAAAACTCATGCAATTTCGAGCATTACTTCATCACGTTGACAGCGGCAAGCGCGATGTCGTTTACAGCCTGCACCAGGCTTTCGGAAAGCGAGAGGTTGCCCTGCATCATCCGAATTTTGGCCGGCACGGACAAGAGATCTTCCGGTGTCCGCGCCAAGGCAAAATTCTGCCGCACGGATTTTCCGTGAAATTGGCTGAGGAATTCCTCTTCAGCGCCGCCGTTGCCTTTAATTTTCGCGCTGGAAATAACGTCTGTATTCGTCACGCCCAGCAGAACGGTAATCGTCTTGCCCTCGTGTTGCAGGGATTTCAGCAAAATGTAGCCGCGGAATTCTTCGGCTGGTCCCCACGAACCTCGCTCCCAAGCTTCGGTCCACTGCACGCCGGAGCCGAGTGTTCTGACAGCCTCGGAAGAATTCGTGCCTGGAAAAATCTGCCGGCAATCTTGCCGGGTCAACCCGGAGGGGTTTCCCGCCACTGACATGGAGGCCGATAGCCCCAGTATCAGCATGGCGGACACGACGTTGGTTTTTGGGATCATTTCACACCTCAGTTAGAAAGTTCGGAGATGTTGTACCTGCGAAAGCCATTATTGAAGAAACTCTTCTTGATGCATGAACGTCGTATTCAGCATGCGTGGCGGTATACCTGCATTGCACACGATGTTTTTGTATGCGCCCGGGCAATATACGAAGAATGCAACCGCAAGATGTCATGGGGAGGTCTTAAGGTTGCAAATTGTGAGTAAAATTCCAGGCATGCCCGGGCTGTCTTTTCTAAAAGCCCTCGTGGTGGCTATCGCTTGCTCTGAAGAGTCACGACGCTTGATCCCGGATTTTGCGGAAAAGGAGGCGTAACTCTGGTTTGCTGATTTCTAGAGGCATAGCCGGAAAGTCTTTTTTGGGCAATAAGGATTCTCGCTTAAATAACTTGCCCATATCACAAACCGCGAATGGACGCTAATAAACGCGAATTTTGAAATTAGCGAATATTTGCGTTCATTCGCGGTTTCAAAAATGAGTAAGTTATTTAAATGGCACTCCTAAATGATTTCCGAAAAGAAATACTTATTTGTGACGGTTCCAAGAAACACCGCGTTTCCAGCCACACCTCTTGGCCTTGTCCTTCTCCACATTCACCCTCCGCGTTAGCATCCTCCCATAAGAATACCATAAGCCAATAACGAATTGGCAGGCAGACCTAGCGTGCCTGCTAAGCCACACCCTATTTCACATTCCTTTACATTGCGGCGTATCCTTACAACTACCAAGTAATGCCAGAACGATTGCAAACCAAAATAAATTCGGAATTTTGGGTTTGGCGGACAATGATTGTGCTTTCCGCATCGCTGTACAGTAGTTTGTATAGATCGCACCACGATGAATGATTGGTGAATAGCATTCATCAGTGATGCTTTCGAAAGGGCTTTCCCTTCTCGTTCTTGGAAGTTCCGGTCGGACGCAGCAATTGCACCAGGATTGCTTTCACCTGCCGGCGCACCTCATTCGCAGTGGACTGCACAATGGATGTGTGGCAACACCATACGCACACAACTATTCGTGCAGGCAGTGCGGTTCCTACCTCCCACATATTTCATAGCCGTATCAAAGGATTGATCGGTTGTTTGGCGAGCCAAACTTGGTTTTGTCAAAGCGATTGCTTTGCAAGTTTGGCGGATAGGATCGGTGTTTTCGTTACAGCAAGCAAGTCGTGAGGCTTCGCTGCGCCGAAATCAAACCACGGGATGCTGAATGAGCTCGCTACGGATTTTGATGTACTGCCATGACCGGGCAGGACTCAGCCATACCATGCGCACTATGATGGTGGCTTCACATCTTGCCGAGAATCTGGCGGACTGTTCCATTCTGGTATTGACGGACCTTTCGATTATTGGCCGTCTCAAATTCCCAGGAAACGTTGATTACGTTCACTTGCCGGGCATAGCGAACAAATACAATTCCTATCAATACCGGGGCAACCTGAATATTGAGTTGGATGAAACGCTGACAATTCGCCGCAAGATCACCAAGAGTGCGATCAAAACTTTTCACCCGGACTTTTTTATTGTCGAGCGGGATCCCATTGGGATGCAGGAAGAAATGCCCCGACTCTTGGCGTTTGTGCGGGAACACCTGCCGAAGACAAAGCTGATTTGGGGTTTGTCCGACGTCATTGGTGATCCGGATATGATACGTCGCGATTG encodes:
- a CDS encoding TolC family protein codes for the protein MFRVFAFLAILIFAGCAARSPYNRDYVSTSIAQHTGHPLITEQQTGEWHLPPGIVLADGLTQDEAVALALWHNAQFQADLTELGFARADLIEAGLLRNPMLSLLFPVGPKQLEATLTLPIEVLWQRPKRMAAAKLETQRVAENLVQHGLDLARDVRVAYADLVLAQAQNQIAEENFHLQAEIAEIAAARQRAGDISALEASTTRLETLRAQEAAVNFAAGAELLRTRLNTLLGMNPSDTSFTLSPEPEVELPQQNLPELLRAAFASRPDLRAAELAIEAAGKRLGWERAKILNLTGVLDANAAGKEGFESGPGAQIELPLFNWNNGKIARAQAQIEQAARQYLAVKHRLALEVQDAYTNYLAAQQALALCRTEWVPTASESARRARTAYTAGEVSYLFVLEIDRQLLEARLREVEAAANSHRAHARLQHSVGFYHAKHEN